In Asticcacaulis sp. SL142, the sequence AAGGCGCGCTGGACGGCCTGAAAGCCAAGCAGTTTTCGTCGTCCGAATTAACGCAAGCCTTTATTGGCGCGATTGAGCACAGCAGCGGCGCACTCAATGCCTATGTCGAGACGACCTTTGATAAGGCCCGCGCTCAGGCCAAGGCATCGGACGAATTACTGGCCAAGGGTGAGGGCCGCGCACTTGAAGGCGCACCGCTCGGCATCAAGGATCTGTACTGTACCGAAGGTGTGCGCACCACGGCGTGCTCCAAGATTTTGGGCAATTTCATACCGACCTACGAATCGACGGTCACTGCCAATCTGTGGCAGGGCGGCGCGGTCATGTTGGGCAAGCTCAACATGGATGAATTTGCGATGGGCTCATCCAATGAGACCTCGCACTGGGGGCCGGTGGTCAACCCGTGGAAGGCCAAAGATTCCAATCAGGCCCTGACGCCGGGTGGCTCTTCGGGAGGTTCAGCGGCGGCGGTGGCTGCGGATCTGTGTCTGGCGGCGACGGCCTCCGATACCGGCGGCTCAATCCGTCAGCCGGCAGCGTTCACCGGCACGGTCGGGATCAAGCCGACCTATGGCCGAGCCTCGCGCTTTGGCATGGTGGCGTTCGCGTCGTCTCTGGATCAGGCAGGTCCTATCACCAAGACTGTCGAAGACGCGGCGATCATGCTGAATGTCATGTGCTCGCATGACATCAAGGATTCGACCAGTCTCGATATCGAAGTCCCTGATTTCACGCAGTTTATCGGTAAGTCGGTCAAGGGTTTGCGCATTGGTATCCCTGACGAATATCGCCTTGAGGGTATTCCAGCGGAAATTGACGCCCTGTGGGAGCAAGGCATTGCCTGGCTGAAAGATGCCGGTGCTGAGATCGTGCGCATTACCTTGCCGCACACCAAATACGCTCTGCCGTGCT encodes:
- the gatA gene encoding Asp-tRNA(Asn)/Glu-tRNA(Gln) amidotransferase subunit GatA codes for the protein MSDLTKLTLKGALDGLKAKQFSSSELTQAFIGAIEHSSGALNAYVETTFDKARAQAKASDELLAKGEGRALEGAPLGIKDLYCTEGVRTTACSKILGNFIPTYESTVTANLWQGGAVMLGKLNMDEFAMGSSNETSHWGPVVNPWKAKDSNQALTPGGSSGGSAAAVAADLCLAATASDTGGSIRQPAAFTGTVGIKPTYGRASRFGMVAFASSLDQAGPITKTVEDAAIMLNVMCSHDIKDSTSLDIEVPDFTQFIGKSVKGLRIGIPDEYRLEGIPAEIDALWEQGIAWLKDAGAEIVRITLPHTKYALPCYYIVAPAEASSNLARYDGMRFGYRNPEATSLTDTYELSRSEGFGKEVKRRIMIGTYVLSAGFYDAYYVKALKVRRKISDDFTEAFKSCDVILTPATPSSAFALGDEQKAADPVSMYLNDVFTVTTNLAGLPGLSVPAGLDQHGLPLGLQVIGKALDEGTVLNIASVLEKAAGFTQKPSKWW